The stretch of DNA TAGTAGTAGTGCAAGCTTAATTTTCTTCATCACTTCTTCCATCATCTCTTATGGTCCTTGGTGTCAGATCAGACAGTGTGGTAGGTGTTCAAGTAAGTATCCTTCTCTCACTATAACTAGGGTTTGTAACTTTGTATCTGCATACATTCAATTTCACATGTTTTCTATGTGAAACCACATTATTCTAATAATAGTTAATATTTTCTATGTTATTCTTATTAATAaatgcttcttctttttttagtttGTCCATGTACCACATCATTTTTCAGACTTGAATTTTCCATGCCTTAGCTTCAttaaccaaaattaattttgattatgaTAATTTTGTGCAAAATTGTATGTTGTATGTCCTATAATTCAAGACAGATCAGGTTTAATTATTTGCTGCTCTAGAATAATCTAAATAGTAGAAGATATTCTAAATGATATACTTGTTAACAGTATAAGAATCATATCTGTTTATTACAAATAatttaagtaaaatattttaaaatttcatgcatgatatGATGGATGAAGCAGCTTTTTCAACCTTATCCTATTATATACACTTTATGTTATCTTGATTTTTTTAGGTATCCGATATTGCAGATATATACCTAAGAGAGACAACCATCAAATCCAACAGTGGAGAGACTTAACATCTAGGAATTAATTTCATTACTATTGTTGTCTgatatagatatatatacatGGAGGAACAGATGAAAATTATTGAGAATCAAAAGGTACTGAAAGTACAGCTAAACTCTGCAAGAACCAGCAGCAGCAACAAACAATGAAAGAGATTGACATTTACATAAGATGAATAACAGTAATAGTCCAAAAGACCCATCAGATTTTCCACTAAAACAAGAGAGTAGTGATCATCATCAACATGAAAAGGCATCATcatcagcagcagcagcagcagcaaaggcttcttcatcatcatcatcatcacaatGGCTAAGGTTGAAGGATCCAAGAATTGTTAGGGTATCAAGAGCATTTGGAGGAAAAGACAGGCACAGCAAGGTTTGCACAATAAGAGGGTTGAGAGACAGGCGTGTGAGGCTTTCAGTTCCAACAGCAATTCAGCTCTATGATCTTCAAGATAGGTTAGGGCTTAATCAACCTAGTAAGGTTGTTGATTGGTTGTTAAATGCTGCTAAGCATGAAATTGATGAGCTTCCACCTTTGCCACATATCAATAATCCCTTCACTAACCTTAGTGGTtttccatcatcatcttctAATTCTATGATCAATACTAATGAAGCTAGCACCTCAATGTTCAATATCAATAGGAGCATTCATCAGTGGCAAGGTTTAGCACAGAATTATTCTAAGTGGAATAATAACAAGTCAAAGTCATCATCATCTACTAAACAAGCTTCATCAGAAGATAATAATCAAATGGTTACTGAAGAGGATAACAATAAcaaggaagaggaggaaggtgaagaagaaggtGCTAATGTTGTTTCTAcaacaaatcatcatcatcatccttcaTTCCTAGGTTTGCTGAATACTATGCCAATTGGTAACTACCAATTTGAGCAACATAACTCATCAAATGATGTTAATGTTGCTCAATTGGGAAACCATAATCATGGGTTTATTACAAACCAAACAGATTTGCAAAGCATTAATGTTGTGCCTTTTCCATCAACATTGTCCTTATCAACTGGTGGGAACAATATAACACAGTCATACTTCCCTTCACATTCATCAGAAGCAATGGATCCAAGACAAGAACAACaaatcaatcatcatcatcatcagtatCATCAGATGTTGACCtctcatcatcttcatcaaaaTCTCTTGACAAATAATCTTCCATCTTTCAGCTTGGCTATGATGAGCACTCCAATCCTTCTCCACCATTCTCACAACACAAGAGAAAGTAGTAGTCATCAATCTCATCACAAAGATCACCATTTTCCTTCTTCCAAGTGATGATGATTCTACAAGAATTCATGCATGGTACAAAACTTAAtccaaattttatttcttcttcttcccttttaaAATATATGCATGGATGAAGCTAAGGAGGAGTGTGAGGAAAAGCTCCATTAGTGACAAGCTAAGGTTTGGTTGAATAATAACCATGTCGTTTGTGAATGCatgtttttggattttctacTTTAATTTCTTGAATTAAGTAGggctttatttatttgaatttttgctcgtttagtttgaatcttttttttattacatgtTGTTGAATGGTCTAATAAACTAAGATTTTGGCTTTCTAAGAGTAGTTCTCTTGCATAATAACAAAGAGAACAAGTGCACACCTTGTTCATTTTATTTGTAAGACATGGCACCATTATTTACAGTCTTAATTACAATGTTGTTACTTCTTTAATCTCTTAAATCTTTGTTTGTTTCTATTCCATGAGATGAAAGAACACAAATGCATCAATTATAGATAGTTTAGagtttaagatttaaaaatttgtctCTCAAAATATTAACTGACttatctagttttttttttttctttgattattttttataattttttaaagagaATTACGAAAATAATAtgattttatttgttgttttcacttttggtttaaaaaaatagaaatcaaagaaattattaGAATTGAATGGTTGTTATAGTGGAAGAAAGTATAGCATATAAATGCTGTCAAAGCAAAGGGTAGAGGTACATAAAGAGGGTATTGTTGGTTTGCATTATTAGGGAATTTTGTTGAGATTAATCACGTTATATATAGTACTACGTactataaagaaagaaagaaagaaaaatgcgCATGAAGACAAAGTTCAAAGTACTGTTCCTTCAGTCTACTTTGTCTCCGAACAAATTCAGAATGTGTCTAGCCCTTTTGAGAGaggggaaaaagaagaaagaaaagaaaagaaaaagaaaaaggaaaaaaaagggtTGTCTATGAAAAAGATCGAAGGGGAAAAAACAGTGTTGATGAGAAAATATTATGGCACATTATGGACTTATGGTTTAGGTTCCACACTTTGCTATGTAGTTTGTTTGAATGCATTGCACATGAAGACATATAGATTGTAAAAACATTAAATTCTTATCATTAGCTACTGTTATAAGAGTAAGCAGAAGTTATATTCTTATAATTATTTCCTTGTGTAAGGAATTTTCGTTTTATTAAAAAGTGAAAATTTAAGCACAGTCAATTTCactagttaaaaattattaaataatttaattaatttgattaaatttttatttaataattctccattattaactttttttaccTTATCAAAATATGTGtgaatgtgtgtgtgtgttttttttttttttcagccaGCATTTAAAGATTTATAGATGCAATGCTTCACTTGGTTGCTTTGTGTATTAATCATAGGAAGTTATTTTCTCGTAGGGTTTTTAGAGAACTGTTTATTATTGTTAGGTGGCTTGCAtaattttcttatatatatatagttattattattagatgaaTAAAGTCTTTACATTTTACTAATCAAAACTAATTAGACAATAGAAATACTACTAATATAATACATGGTAGTTGGAGTGACAAATGTCTATCTTTTTTTAGTTAATGATCTTAGATTGATTTGagtatttaaaaattgattccCTATAAGGCTATAATATAATTTCCAGGAAAATTAAATGATGAATTTTATACTTACACTAACAGGTTGTGTGTAAATATATATCCACTGGCAAGTTTATAACTTAGCTTGTTAGATCTCACATATTCtcaaccttttttttatttgttttggtgGGTGTGTTATTTATATATCAGTTGTACCATTTTTACAATGATGAATAT from Arachis duranensis cultivar V14167 chromosome 4, aradu.V14167.gnm2.J7QH, whole genome shotgun sequence encodes:
- the LOC107486614 gene encoding transcription factor TCP13, which encodes MNNSNSPKDPSDFPLKQESSDHHQHEKASSSAAAAAAKASSSSSSSQWLRLKDPRIVRVSRAFGGKDRHSKVCTIRGLRDRRVRLSVPTAIQLYDLQDRLGLNQPSKVVDWLLNAAKHEIDELPPLPHINNPFTNLSGFPSSSSNSMINTNEASTSMFNINRSIHQWQGLAQNYSKWNNNKSKSSSSTKQASSEDNNQMVTEEDNNNKEEEEGEEEGANVVSTTNHHHHPSFLGLLNTMPIGNYQFEQHNSSNDVNVAQLGNHNHGFITNQTDLQSINVVPFPSTLSLSTGGNNITQSYFPSHSSEAMDPRQEQQINHHHHQYHQMLTSHHLHQNLLTNNLPSFSLAMMSTPILLHHSHNTRESSSHQSHHKDHHFPSSK